One stretch of Oncorhynchus clarkii lewisi isolate Uvic-CL-2024 chromosome 1, UVic_Ocla_1.0, whole genome shotgun sequence DNA includes these proteins:
- the LOC139406599 gene encoding PHD and RING finger domain-containing protein 1 isoform X2: MDEEDSQDELINRNATHGKGKRPALWAISDEDSDDGGEESEEVASDSGEEEHLDGEEDEEDDSDDDEEEDAVKEVEGAVGGVSADLAGLSSDEDTEKCPICLNSFHSQPVATPESCKHYFCLDCILEWSKNANSCPVDRIVFNNIYLRKCYGGKVQKMITVQKPVKEGQEEVIDLELEQTSCEVCGGSDREDRLLLCDGCDAGYHMECLTPPLDAVPVEEWFCPECQANNRHSRGSEEQSDVESLSSARPTTSRSRPRTTGPTRAIARTQQSERVRASVNRHRITQIAPSFLMPQSTWLDDTINAVVAGLNTAVYIRDLTPRAPSSRRRRTVKRRKGSSKRSSGEKGKAAGTGGKRRKRRVRRSKSRRKMVVKKEPTSRGRIAHNLGIGKPKWGSSLPSVYRPTETTLGSMRADIGAASLSVYGDPFDLDPFTDRNEEEEEHAPAMTSLLEAKRHGLSRSALRSHQPVARPITAGLSRRGPSLPQVAALAPVPDLLGSILSGQSMLLMDSSDVVINRDGSLKATKPVGVSSSSRLGSSRSSSSGESVAQNHSGMSPNPEAVSSLSLPTNGDLVVGPSCSPLNRPSLSSPGPCSSPLTPSSPCPASHSQTSPPPRPSPSLGQSHWGATGVQLLHRTQREATSTSTPTPDSRSRGRETVPPQPQAKKAAPKPVWEAPVSVLPRIPKIKRESGGLTNGSVSRGGSSSHANGNGFPEACVNSLGGNRGRQPRVDQQQQGRTEGQTQRQRPERAGSSSAFSSSFSSSSDSPANPALASTVCFRINASGNAWHARQLNNASAMFATGNSQEPLSTEEEAVKRRREERSSKQRPLATSHTQVKEEEGDIYDPFHPTGSDSNASESEGESHAGGKPSMAHKECTIYQVKVEALENRVSLERDEGSGEVLDVKSEADTAKPGHGPHNAPRSGMTGTSTPLSQSHVPGKKERKEQGGKNREPQSQKTDHFSSSSASSHHSNKMVKTEIKSEPQDSPPKSLSRSKSNSRPSGHGRKTSKGGESSTERGSTSNSPEAGRRRGDKAPEQQVRKREDKEGKRGEEGGERRSRRSESRERRLLCSPSDSSTSETSESSRKKKRRSCSLSKDRRRSRSRSGSGSSSGERSQSRKQKMGSRERNDSRGSEREKGRPSNAKKRGHSQSRSRSRSRERRKDHSRSQPSSSGSKNRFEVRSKDKKRPRSRSRSRERRKEEGSSQGTHRPGTFSTTSSKELEEQKEKIKEKVLTLKEEREAEEDRKEREIKQEMPSSSSGLKPHSVLSVCQVKKESDGNEFRTEKHASLSAKLLKESKLLKEIKKEILPAFDMFEESLDSKPIKEEKPLSMFSEFKDLQEHKEIKKETPPPLINEACALPTSDITEQKDQVLKETKTEPIWPELPQQLTSTITVPPTGQPSPSFSTLRTNPVPAPSQAAVTTAGQQVAPSLPLVPKALTETPPSVQTIPVKEEVEEHSDYELDDMDVDMMLDSLDYVKSEKAEPGGEKGEAEYKEAKEGEEVKTVTPGVKAKPSVKRVTWNLQEPDGPQPEKTGSKLALYKLKLKQEGARRPASSAQASNQEAALGATSLTDPKVQSTKRASVSLVLPSALSSSNSLPQVGLSKPVQGEPNEALGEDDASRNDNYIKKLHMQERAIKEVKLAIKPFYQKKDITKDEYKEIVRKAVQKVCHSKSGEINPVKVANLVKAYVDKYKHDRKHRKGEEEAETDRTNDPETP, from the exons ATGGACGAAGAGGACAGCCAGGATGAGCTGATCAACCGGAATGCTACCCACGGAAAAGGGAAAAGGCCAGCATTGTGGGCAATCTCAG ATGAAGACTCAGATGATGGTGGGGAGGAATCTGAGGAGGTAGCTTCTGACAGTGGTGAGGAAGAACACCTTGATGGAGAAGAAGATGAGGAGGATGATAGTGATG atgatgaagaggaggatgctGTGAAGGAGGTGGAGGGTGCAGTGGGGGGAGTGTCTGCTGACTTGGCAGGCCTGAGCTCAGACGAGGACACAGAGAAATGTCCCATCTGCCTCAATTCTTTCCACAGCCAGCCTGTGGCCACACCAGAGAGCTGCAAACACTACTTCTGCCTCGACTGCATCCTTGAGTGGTCCAAG AATGCAAACTCCTGTCCTGTGGATAGAATAGTCTTCAATAACATCTACCTGAGAAAATGTTATGGTGGGAAAGTGCAGAAAATG ATCACAGTGCAGAAGCCAGTGAAGGAGGGCCAGGAGGAGGTGATAGACCTGGAGCTGGAACAGACCAGCTGTGAGGTGTGTGGGGGGAGCGACCGTGAAGACCGACTGCTGCTCTGTGACGGCTGTGATGCAGG GTACCACATGGAGTGCCTGACCCCCCCGCTAGACGCTGTCCCTGTGGAGGAATGGTTCTGCCCAGAGTGTCAAGCCAACAACCGCCATTCAA GGGGTTCAGAGGAGCAGAGCGACGTGGAGAGTCTGAGCAGCGCCCGTCCCACAACCAGTCGCTCCCGCCCCCGCACAACGGGCCCCACCCGGGCCATCGCCCGCACCCAGCAAAGCGAGAGGGTCCGCGCCAGTGTCAACCGCCACCGCATCACCCAG ATTGCCCCCAGTTTTCTGATGCCACAGTCCACCTGGCTGGATGACACTATCAACGCAGTAGTGGCAGGACTCAACACAGCCGTGTACATACGGGACCTCACACCCCGTGCTCCATCCAGCCGACGACGCAGGACAG TGAAGCGCAGGAAAGGCAGTAGTAAGAGGTCATCGGGTGAGAAGGGCAAAGCTGCAGGCactggggggaagaggaggaaacGGAGAGTGAGGAGGTCCAAGTCCAGAAGGAAAATG GTGGTAAAGAAGGAGCCTACGTCTCGTGGTCGTATAGCCCATAACCTGGGGATAGGGAAGCCCAAATGGGGCTCATCCCTTCCCTCTGTGTACCGGCCTACAGAAACCACTCTGGGCAGTATGAGAGCTGACATAGGAGCTGCTTCGCTCTCTGTCTATGGAGACCCCTTTGACTTGGACCCCTTCACTGACAG gaatgaagaggaggaagagcatGCCCCGGCCATGACATCACTGCTGGAGGCTAAGAGGCATGGCTTATCTCGCTCTGCCCTCCGCTCGCACCAGCCTGTGGCCCGACCAATCACTGCTGGCCTCTCCAG GCGGGGCCCAAGCCTGCCCCAGGTGGCGGCGTTGGCCCCAGTGCCTGACCTTCTGGGCAGCATCTTATCAGGACAGAGCATGCTGCTGATGGACAGCTCAGACGTGGTCATCAACAGAGACGGATCCCTCAAGGCTACCAAACCAG TGGGTGTGTCATCTTCGTCCAGGCTGGGCAGCAGTAGGAGCAGCAGCTCTGGTGAATCAGTAGCCCAGAACCACTCAGGGATGTCCCCTAACCCAGAAGCagtcagctccctctctctccccactaacGGAGACCTGGTGGTGGGACCCTCCTGTAGCCCCCTGAACAGGCCCTCCCTCAGCTCCCCAGGGCCCTGCTcgtcccctctcaccccctcatCCCCTTGCCCGGCCAGCCACAGCCAGACTTCCCCGCCTCCCAGACCCAGCCCAAGTCTTGGACAGAGCCACTGGGGGGCCACTGGTGTACAACTTCTCCATAGGACCCAGAGGGAAgccacctctacctccactccTACCCCAGACTCTCGGTCTAGAGGGAGGGAGACCGTGCCACCACAGCCCCAGGCTAAGAAGGCTGCCCCTAAACCAGTATGGGAAGCGCCAGTATCGGTGCTTCCCAGGATACCAAAGATAAAACGGGAGAGTGGTGGGCTAACGAATGGCAGTGTCAGTAGGGGGGGTAGTAGTAGCCATGCTAATGGTAATGGCTTCCCTGAGGCCTGTGTGAACAGCCTGGGTGGGAACAGGGGTAGGCAGCCAAGGGTGGATCAGCAGCAGCAGGGCAGGACAGAGggccagacacagagacagagaccagagcgAGCAGGCTCTTCGTCTGCCTTCTCCAGCTccttttcctcttcctctgaTTCCCCAGCCAACCCGGCATTGGCATCCACGGTGTGCTTCCGGATCAATGCCAGTGGGAATGCGTGGCACGCCCGACAGCTTAACAACGCCTCAGCAATGTTTGCCACTGGCAACAGTCAAGAACCACTGTCCACGGAAGAAGAGGCggtgaagaggagaagagaggagcgcAGCAGCAAACAGAGGCCCCTGgccacctcacacacacaggtcaaagaggaggagggggatatATACGACCCCTTCCACCCAACAGGCTCAGACTCCAACGCCTCAGAAAGTGAAGGAGAGAGCCATGCTGGGGGGAAACCATCCATGGCGCACAAGGAATGTACCATCTACCAGGTGAAAGTTGAGGCACTGGAAAATAGGGTGTCACTGGAGAGGGATGAGGGCTCAGGAGAAGTTCTGGATGTGAAGAGCGAGGCAGACACGGCAAAGCCTGGTCACGGCCCACAcaacgcacccaggtctgggatGACTGGCACCAGCACACCCCTGTCCCAGAGCCATGTCCctgggaagaaggagaggaaagaacaAGGGGGCAAGAATCGAGAGCCCCAGAGCCAGAAGACTGATCATTTCTCATCCAGCTCAGCTTCCAGCCACCACAGCAACAAGATGGTGAAGACCGAGATCAAgtcagagccccaggacagcccCCCCAAGTCCCTGTCCAGGTCTAAATCAAACTCCAGGCCCTCAGGCCATGGGAGGAAAACATCCAAAGGTGGGGAGTCTTCCACGGAAAGGGGGTCCACCTCAAACAGCCCGGAGgcaggcaggagaagaggagacaagGCCCCGGAGCAGCAAGTGAGGAAGAGGGAAGACAAGGAGggtaagagaggagaagaggggggtgagagaaggTCCAGGCGCTCAGAatcgagggagaggagactgctTTGTTCTCCATCAGACAGCTCCACTTCTGAGACCTCTGAGAGTTCTCGCAAGAAGAAGAGACGGTCATGCTCGCTCTCCAAAGACAGGAGGCGCTCCAG GTCGAGGTCAGGGTCCGGCTCCAGCAGCGGAGAGCGGTCCCAGAGTAGGAAGCAGAAGatggggagcagggagaggaacGACAgcagaggaagtgagagagagaagggtcggCCATCAAATGCCAAGAAGCGAGGTCACTCGCAGTCTCGCTCGCGGTCCaggtccagggagaggaggaaagaccaCTCACGATCACAACCATCATCCTCTGGGTCAAAAAACAGGTTTGAGGTGCGGTCAAAAGACAAGAAGAGGCCGAGGTCCAGGTCGCGgtccagagagaggagaaaagaagagGGGTCGTCACAGGGCACACACAGACCAGGGACTTTCTCAACCACCTCCTCCAAAGAGCTTGAAGAACAGAAAGAGAAGATAAAAGAGAAAGTGCTTACtctgaaagaggagagggaggctgaAGAAGACAGAAAAGAGCGAGAGATCAAACAAGAGATGCCTTCTTCTTCTTCAGGACTCAAACctcactctgtcctctctgtctgccagGTGAAAAAGGAGAGTGACGGCAATGAATTTAGAACAGAGAAGCACGCCTCTCTCTCAGCAAAACTGCTCAAGGAGTCGAAGCTGCTCAAAGAAATCAAAAAAGAGATACTGCCTGCCTTTGATATGTTTGAAGAATCACTGGATAGTAAACCAATCAAGGAAGAAAAACCTCTGTCAATGTTCAGCGAGTTCAAGGACTTGCAAGAGCACAAGGAGATCAAAaaggaaacccccccccccctcataaatGAGGCGTGCGCCCTCCCCACCTCAGACATAACCGAACAAAAAGACCAGGTATTAAAGGAAACCAAGACTGAGCCCATCTGGCCTGAGCTGCCTCAACAACTGACCTCCACCATCACTGTTCCCCCCACAGGCCAACCCAGCCCCAGCTTCTCAACACTCCGCACCAACCCTGTCCCTGCTCCTTCTCAGGCTGCAGTGACTACAGCCGGCCAACAGGTGGCCCCATCCCTGCCTCTAGTACCAAAGGCCCTCACAGAGACCCCTCCATCTGTCCAAACCATCCCAGTgaaggaagaggtagaggagcaTTCCGACTATGAACTTGATGACATGGACGTGGACATGATGCTGGACAGTCTGGACTATGTGAAGAGTGAGAAAGCAGAgccaggaggagagaaaggggaggctgAGTATAAAGAGGCAAAGGAGGGCGAAGAGGTGAAGACAGTCACGCCAGGTGTTAAAGCCAAACCCTCGGTGAAGAGAGTCACCTGGAACCTACAGGAACCAGATGGACCACAGCCAGAGAAGACTGGCAGTA AGCTGGCCCTCTACAAACTGAAGCTCAAACAGGAGGGAGCTCGCAGACCTGCCTCCTCTGCCCAGGCTTCCAATCAG GAGGCCGCCTTGGGTGCTACATCACTCACTGACCCCAAGGTTCAGAGCACCAAGAGGGCCAGTGTGTCTCTAGTGCTCCCCAGTGCACTTTCCAGCTCCAACAGCCTACCACAAGTTGGGCTCTCCAAACCTGTGCAGGGGGAACCCAATGAAGCCCTAGGAGAGGATGATGCTTCCAGAAACGATAAT TACATAAAGAAGCTTCACATGCAGGAGAGAGCCATAAAGGAGGTGAAACTGGCAATCAAACCCTTCTACCAGAAGAAAGACATCACGAAGGACGAGTACAAGGAAATCGTACGCAAGGCTGTCCAGAAG GTCTGCCACAGTAAGAGTGGAGAGATCAACCCAGTGAAAGTGGCCAACCTGGTCAAAGCTTATGTGGACAAATACAAACatgacaggaaacacaggaaaggagaggaggaggcagaaacTGATAGAACAAACGATCCAGAGACCCCATGA
- the LOC139406599 gene encoding PHD and RING finger domain-containing protein 1 isoform X1, with the protein MDEEDSQDELINRNATHGKGKRPALWAISDEDSDDGGEESEEVASDSGEEEHLDGEEDEEDDSDDDEEEDAVKEVEGAVGGVSADLAGLSSDEDTEKCPICLNSFHSQPVATPESCKHYFCLDCILEWSKNANSCPVDRIVFNNIYLRKCYGGKVQKMITVQKPVKEGQEEVIDLELEQTSCEVCGGSDREDRLLLCDGCDAGYHMECLTPPLDAVPVEEWFCPECQANNRHSRGSEEQSDVESLSSARPTTSRSRPRTTGPTRAIARTQQSERVRASVNRHRITQARTAQIAPSFLMPQSTWLDDTINAVVAGLNTAVYIRDLTPRAPSSRRRRTVKRRKGSSKRSSGEKGKAAGTGGKRRKRRVRRSKSRRKMVVKKEPTSRGRIAHNLGIGKPKWGSSLPSVYRPTETTLGSMRADIGAASLSVYGDPFDLDPFTDRNEEEEEHAPAMTSLLEAKRHGLSRSALRSHQPVARPITAGLSRRGPSLPQVAALAPVPDLLGSILSGQSMLLMDSSDVVINRDGSLKATKPVGVSSSSRLGSSRSSSSGESVAQNHSGMSPNPEAVSSLSLPTNGDLVVGPSCSPLNRPSLSSPGPCSSPLTPSSPCPASHSQTSPPPRPSPSLGQSHWGATGVQLLHRTQREATSTSTPTPDSRSRGRETVPPQPQAKKAAPKPVWEAPVSVLPRIPKIKRESGGLTNGSVSRGGSSSHANGNGFPEACVNSLGGNRGRQPRVDQQQQGRTEGQTQRQRPERAGSSSAFSSSFSSSSDSPANPALASTVCFRINASGNAWHARQLNNASAMFATGNSQEPLSTEEEAVKRRREERSSKQRPLATSHTQVKEEEGDIYDPFHPTGSDSNASESEGESHAGGKPSMAHKECTIYQVKVEALENRVSLERDEGSGEVLDVKSEADTAKPGHGPHNAPRSGMTGTSTPLSQSHVPGKKERKEQGGKNREPQSQKTDHFSSSSASSHHSNKMVKTEIKSEPQDSPPKSLSRSKSNSRPSGHGRKTSKGGESSTERGSTSNSPEAGRRRGDKAPEQQVRKREDKEGKRGEEGGERRSRRSESRERRLLCSPSDSSTSETSESSRKKKRRSCSLSKDRRRSRSRSGSGSSSGERSQSRKQKMGSRERNDSRGSEREKGRPSNAKKRGHSQSRSRSRSRERRKDHSRSQPSSSGSKNRFEVRSKDKKRPRSRSRSRERRKEEGSSQGTHRPGTFSTTSSKELEEQKEKIKEKVLTLKEEREAEEDRKEREIKQEMPSSSSGLKPHSVLSVCQVKKESDGNEFRTEKHASLSAKLLKESKLLKEIKKEILPAFDMFEESLDSKPIKEEKPLSMFSEFKDLQEHKEIKKETPPPLINEACALPTSDITEQKDQVLKETKTEPIWPELPQQLTSTITVPPTGQPSPSFSTLRTNPVPAPSQAAVTTAGQQVAPSLPLVPKALTETPPSVQTIPVKEEVEEHSDYELDDMDVDMMLDSLDYVKSEKAEPGGEKGEAEYKEAKEGEEVKTVTPGVKAKPSVKRVTWNLQEPDGPQPEKTGSKLALYKLKLKQEGARRPASSAQASNQEAALGATSLTDPKVQSTKRASVSLVLPSALSSSNSLPQVGLSKPVQGEPNEALGEDDASRNDNYIKKLHMQERAIKEVKLAIKPFYQKKDITKDEYKEIVRKAVQKVCHSKSGEINPVKVANLVKAYVDKYKHDRKHRKGEEEAETDRTNDPETP; encoded by the exons ATGGACGAAGAGGACAGCCAGGATGAGCTGATCAACCGGAATGCTACCCACGGAAAAGGGAAAAGGCCAGCATTGTGGGCAATCTCAG ATGAAGACTCAGATGATGGTGGGGAGGAATCTGAGGAGGTAGCTTCTGACAGTGGTGAGGAAGAACACCTTGATGGAGAAGAAGATGAGGAGGATGATAGTGATG atgatgaagaggaggatgctGTGAAGGAGGTGGAGGGTGCAGTGGGGGGAGTGTCTGCTGACTTGGCAGGCCTGAGCTCAGACGAGGACACAGAGAAATGTCCCATCTGCCTCAATTCTTTCCACAGCCAGCCTGTGGCCACACCAGAGAGCTGCAAACACTACTTCTGCCTCGACTGCATCCTTGAGTGGTCCAAG AATGCAAACTCCTGTCCTGTGGATAGAATAGTCTTCAATAACATCTACCTGAGAAAATGTTATGGTGGGAAAGTGCAGAAAATG ATCACAGTGCAGAAGCCAGTGAAGGAGGGCCAGGAGGAGGTGATAGACCTGGAGCTGGAACAGACCAGCTGTGAGGTGTGTGGGGGGAGCGACCGTGAAGACCGACTGCTGCTCTGTGACGGCTGTGATGCAGG GTACCACATGGAGTGCCTGACCCCCCCGCTAGACGCTGTCCCTGTGGAGGAATGGTTCTGCCCAGAGTGTCAAGCCAACAACCGCCATTCAA GGGGTTCAGAGGAGCAGAGCGACGTGGAGAGTCTGAGCAGCGCCCGTCCCACAACCAGTCGCTCCCGCCCCCGCACAACGGGCCCCACCCGGGCCATCGCCCGCACCCAGCAAAGCGAGAGGGTCCGCGCCAGTGTCAACCGCCACCGCATCACCCAGGCACGCACTGCACAG ATTGCCCCCAGTTTTCTGATGCCACAGTCCACCTGGCTGGATGACACTATCAACGCAGTAGTGGCAGGACTCAACACAGCCGTGTACATACGGGACCTCACACCCCGTGCTCCATCCAGCCGACGACGCAGGACAG TGAAGCGCAGGAAAGGCAGTAGTAAGAGGTCATCGGGTGAGAAGGGCAAAGCTGCAGGCactggggggaagaggaggaaacGGAGAGTGAGGAGGTCCAAGTCCAGAAGGAAAATG GTGGTAAAGAAGGAGCCTACGTCTCGTGGTCGTATAGCCCATAACCTGGGGATAGGGAAGCCCAAATGGGGCTCATCCCTTCCCTCTGTGTACCGGCCTACAGAAACCACTCTGGGCAGTATGAGAGCTGACATAGGAGCTGCTTCGCTCTCTGTCTATGGAGACCCCTTTGACTTGGACCCCTTCACTGACAG gaatgaagaggaggaagagcatGCCCCGGCCATGACATCACTGCTGGAGGCTAAGAGGCATGGCTTATCTCGCTCTGCCCTCCGCTCGCACCAGCCTGTGGCCCGACCAATCACTGCTGGCCTCTCCAG GCGGGGCCCAAGCCTGCCCCAGGTGGCGGCGTTGGCCCCAGTGCCTGACCTTCTGGGCAGCATCTTATCAGGACAGAGCATGCTGCTGATGGACAGCTCAGACGTGGTCATCAACAGAGACGGATCCCTCAAGGCTACCAAACCAG TGGGTGTGTCATCTTCGTCCAGGCTGGGCAGCAGTAGGAGCAGCAGCTCTGGTGAATCAGTAGCCCAGAACCACTCAGGGATGTCCCCTAACCCAGAAGCagtcagctccctctctctccccactaacGGAGACCTGGTGGTGGGACCCTCCTGTAGCCCCCTGAACAGGCCCTCCCTCAGCTCCCCAGGGCCCTGCTcgtcccctctcaccccctcatCCCCTTGCCCGGCCAGCCACAGCCAGACTTCCCCGCCTCCCAGACCCAGCCCAAGTCTTGGACAGAGCCACTGGGGGGCCACTGGTGTACAACTTCTCCATAGGACCCAGAGGGAAgccacctctacctccactccTACCCCAGACTCTCGGTCTAGAGGGAGGGAGACCGTGCCACCACAGCCCCAGGCTAAGAAGGCTGCCCCTAAACCAGTATGGGAAGCGCCAGTATCGGTGCTTCCCAGGATACCAAAGATAAAACGGGAGAGTGGTGGGCTAACGAATGGCAGTGTCAGTAGGGGGGGTAGTAGTAGCCATGCTAATGGTAATGGCTTCCCTGAGGCCTGTGTGAACAGCCTGGGTGGGAACAGGGGTAGGCAGCCAAGGGTGGATCAGCAGCAGCAGGGCAGGACAGAGggccagacacagagacagagaccagagcgAGCAGGCTCTTCGTCTGCCTTCTCCAGCTccttttcctcttcctctgaTTCCCCAGCCAACCCGGCATTGGCATCCACGGTGTGCTTCCGGATCAATGCCAGTGGGAATGCGTGGCACGCCCGACAGCTTAACAACGCCTCAGCAATGTTTGCCACTGGCAACAGTCAAGAACCACTGTCCACGGAAGAAGAGGCggtgaagaggagaagagaggagcgcAGCAGCAAACAGAGGCCCCTGgccacctcacacacacaggtcaaagaggaggagggggatatATACGACCCCTTCCACCCAACAGGCTCAGACTCCAACGCCTCAGAAAGTGAAGGAGAGAGCCATGCTGGGGGGAAACCATCCATGGCGCACAAGGAATGTACCATCTACCAGGTGAAAGTTGAGGCACTGGAAAATAGGGTGTCACTGGAGAGGGATGAGGGCTCAGGAGAAGTTCTGGATGTGAAGAGCGAGGCAGACACGGCAAAGCCTGGTCACGGCCCACAcaacgcacccaggtctgggatGACTGGCACCAGCACACCCCTGTCCCAGAGCCATGTCCctgggaagaaggagaggaaagaacaAGGGGGCAAGAATCGAGAGCCCCAGAGCCAGAAGACTGATCATTTCTCATCCAGCTCAGCTTCCAGCCACCACAGCAACAAGATGGTGAAGACCGAGATCAAgtcagagccccaggacagcccCCCCAAGTCCCTGTCCAGGTCTAAATCAAACTCCAGGCCCTCAGGCCATGGGAGGAAAACATCCAAAGGTGGGGAGTCTTCCACGGAAAGGGGGTCCACCTCAAACAGCCCGGAGgcaggcaggagaagaggagacaagGCCCCGGAGCAGCAAGTGAGGAAGAGGGAAGACAAGGAGggtaagagaggagaagaggggggtgagagaaggTCCAGGCGCTCAGAatcgagggagaggagactgctTTGTTCTCCATCAGACAGCTCCACTTCTGAGACCTCTGAGAGTTCTCGCAAGAAGAAGAGACGGTCATGCTCGCTCTCCAAAGACAGGAGGCGCTCCAG GTCGAGGTCAGGGTCCGGCTCCAGCAGCGGAGAGCGGTCCCAGAGTAGGAAGCAGAAGatggggagcagggagaggaacGACAgcagaggaagtgagagagagaagggtcggCCATCAAATGCCAAGAAGCGAGGTCACTCGCAGTCTCGCTCGCGGTCCaggtccagggagaggaggaaagaccaCTCACGATCACAACCATCATCCTCTGGGTCAAAAAACAGGTTTGAGGTGCGGTCAAAAGACAAGAAGAGGCCGAGGTCCAGGTCGCGgtccagagagaggagaaaagaagagGGGTCGTCACAGGGCACACACAGACCAGGGACTTTCTCAACCACCTCCTCCAAAGAGCTTGAAGAACAGAAAGAGAAGATAAAAGAGAAAGTGCTTACtctgaaagaggagagggaggctgaAGAAGACAGAAAAGAGCGAGAGATCAAACAAGAGATGCCTTCTTCTTCTTCAGGACTCAAACctcactctgtcctctctgtctgccagGTGAAAAAGGAGAGTGACGGCAATGAATTTAGAACAGAGAAGCACGCCTCTCTCTCAGCAAAACTGCTCAAGGAGTCGAAGCTGCTCAAAGAAATCAAAAAAGAGATACTGCCTGCCTTTGATATGTTTGAAGAATCACTGGATAGTAAACCAATCAAGGAAGAAAAACCTCTGTCAATGTTCAGCGAGTTCAAGGACTTGCAAGAGCACAAGGAGATCAAAaaggaaacccccccccccctcataaatGAGGCGTGCGCCCTCCCCACCTCAGACATAACCGAACAAAAAGACCAGGTATTAAAGGAAACCAAGACTGAGCCCATCTGGCCTGAGCTGCCTCAACAACTGACCTCCACCATCACTGTTCCCCCCACAGGCCAACCCAGCCCCAGCTTCTCAACACTCCGCACCAACCCTGTCCCTGCTCCTTCTCAGGCTGCAGTGACTACAGCCGGCCAACAGGTGGCCCCATCCCTGCCTCTAGTACCAAAGGCCCTCACAGAGACCCCTCCATCTGTCCAAACCATCCCAGTgaaggaagaggtagaggagcaTTCCGACTATGAACTTGATGACATGGACGTGGACATGATGCTGGACAGTCTGGACTATGTGAAGAGTGAGAAAGCAGAgccaggaggagagaaaggggaggctgAGTATAAAGAGGCAAAGGAGGGCGAAGAGGTGAAGACAGTCACGCCAGGTGTTAAAGCCAAACCCTCGGTGAAGAGAGTCACCTGGAACCTACAGGAACCAGATGGACCACAGCCAGAGAAGACTGGCAGTA AGCTGGCCCTCTACAAACTGAAGCTCAAACAGGAGGGAGCTCGCAGACCTGCCTCCTCTGCCCAGGCTTCCAATCAG GAGGCCGCCTTGGGTGCTACATCACTCACTGACCCCAAGGTTCAGAGCACCAAGAGGGCCAGTGTGTCTCTAGTGCTCCCCAGTGCACTTTCCAGCTCCAACAGCCTACCACAAGTTGGGCTCTCCAAACCTGTGCAGGGGGAACCCAATGAAGCCCTAGGAGAGGATGATGCTTCCAGAAACGATAAT TACATAAAGAAGCTTCACATGCAGGAGAGAGCCATAAAGGAGGTGAAACTGGCAATCAAACCCTTCTACCAGAAGAAAGACATCACGAAGGACGAGTACAAGGAAATCGTACGCAAGGCTGTCCAGAAG GTCTGCCACAGTAAGAGTGGAGAGATCAACCCAGTGAAAGTGGCCAACCTGGTCAAAGCTTATGTGGACAAATACAAACatgacaggaaacacaggaaaggagaggaggaggcagaaacTGATAGAACAAACGATCCAGAGACCCCATGA